The Haloarchaeobius salinus genome includes the window AAGGTGACATAGACGTCCTCGCCGACCTCGTGGCCCGCGTCCTCGAGCCGGTCGCAGACGATGTTCGTCGTCCCGGGGTAGATGGTCGAACGGAACACGAGCAGCGTGTCCTCCTCGATGTGGTCGACGACCTCGTCGACGACTCCCAGGAGCACGTCCATCTGCGGGTTGTGGTGCTCGTCGATGGGCGTCCCGATGACGATGAAGACGACGTCGCAGTCCGCCGTCACGGCTGCGTCGGTCGTCGTATCGAGCCGTCCAGCGTTGAGGGCCGATTCGAGGAGCGACTCGCCGCCAGGCTCGCTGAACGGCATCTCGCCGTTCTCGACGGTCCGCAGTCGTTCCTCGTCCGTGTCGATGAGTGTGACCGAAAAGCCCGCGTCGGCCAACACGAGGCCCATGGGGAGCCCTACGTGACCTGCGCCGCCGATGATGCCGATTCTCATAGCGGACGTGTCCCGCGTACGGGTATCAAGCTTTCTTTTGAGTCTATGTCTGGGTTAGGGTCGCCTATAGCGATGTTTAAGAGCAGCTTTTGCCCCTCGAATAGTAAGCTGATCGAGAGTAGTATAAATCCCGGCTGGTAGCTTGTCGAACGAGTCAAGGAAGTAGTTGCAGAGAACCGCTTGGATTTTCCGCTATGACTAGCCGAAGAAATCTAACTACGCTGAACAGGATAATAACGTTACAAAGACGAATTTGATACAAATAATCAGGTCAGTGGCGAGTGATGTTTAGAAGTGCGATGTTAGAGTAAATGAAATCAGCTGGGTTTCTATTTTTTGTATAATCTTGGAACCTTTTATATTCTCCATAAGATGTGGTCGAATTTATAATGAGTCACATCGAGGACTACTGCCACATTTCCAAGCCGAAGTGCCACCCAAAGAACATACCTCAATTCCAGATGTTCAAACTCCTCTTTTCGACGAGAAAGAAACCGGCATCGAACAAAACAGAGGATAGTTATTGTCGACTATATAATAAAACAGCTGTGATTGCGAACTCTGAGGGCCCCTGGGACCGTTCTTCCATGTCAACGAGGTTCACCCATAACAGGAATCCAGATATTTTCGTCGCAGTAAAGCACTCTGTTCATACTGCAGATGGCTCAAAAGAAGATGATCGGAAGTCCTCGATGTGGTCGTAGTAGTACGCCAACGCCCGGTGGACGTCGCCGAGATCGAGGTCTGGATACAGCTGTATGATTTCGTCCGGGTCGTTTGCCGCTGTGCTCGTACGCCGAAGCGACGTCCTCCACACGGATACCCGTCCCTTCCATCGTCGGCGCACCGTCGCTGTGTGCTGGATCCAGGACGATTGCCATACTACCAGTCGAGCCTTGAAAGTCTTGAATTATCTGGGTCTGTCGACGGGGCGTACTCACCCACAGACGTCGACCTCAACCGTTCCCAATCCCACTTTCGACGAGTCGACGTGCCCTGACGTACCTGATTCTGCGTTCCACGACGAACCATAAGCTCACGAGCAGCGCGCCGAGCGTGTTCGCGAGCAGGTCGCCCCAGCCGAAGGTGCGGTAAGACAGGGTCCCCTGCGCGAGTTCGATGAGCACGCCGAAACCGACCGCACCGCCAATGACGAGGGCTGCTCTGCGGTACGGCTGGTCTCGTCGTCTGGCTGTCGCGTAGGCGAGCGCGAGTGCGAGGCCGGCGTAGGCGACGAAGTGCAGGTGTTTGTCCCAGAACGGTGTTGTTCCGGCTGGTTTCGGCGGAACGGTGACGATCGAGAAGTAGACGATGACGAGAAGGACACCGACGACACCGAGCCAGCGAAGCGGTTTCGGGAGCAGGGGGAAACGAAGTCGTGCCATCAGGTTCTCGTCCAGTCCTCCCGACGGTCGGTAAAAGTATGTTGTCGTTCGTCCGTTGCCGGGAACCGAGTGCTGGTGGCCTGGGCTACTGCGAGGCTGCGATGGACCCGATGACCGGGAGCTCGAACCGCTCGCCCTCGTAGGCCTTGTACAGGAGGAACGCCCAGACGAGGAACGTCACCAGCCCGACGACCGGGTAGAACAGTCCGAAGAGGAACGAGAACAGGTCACCGACGACCGGGAGGAACGACAGGAACAGCGTGACGAACGAGAGAACGACGTAGACCGCGACGACGACGACGTTGAACGCGATGCTCTGGATCGCGTGGAAGCGGACGAACTCGTTGTCCCCGTCGATGAGGAGCATCGCAACGCCTGTGATGAAACCGAACAGGTACGCGACCGCTCCCGCCACGTTCGGTTCGAGCCCCGATTCCGTCGTGGTGGTCGACTTCGTGGTCGTTCCTTCGTCCATCGCCACAGTCAGTCACCCCCTTCGTGCTGGTGGTCGATTCGGAACGGGTCTGTTGCCGGTCGGTTGGATGCAACCATACACCCCCACTAGGAGGTGAGACCATGACATTCGGGTCTAGGTGGCTAGCCTGCGGCGGATTTCGCGTGCGGGACTGGTCGCAATCCTCTCGAGAGAAAATTCAATCGGCTACCGGTCAGGTGTCCCGGTTCTCGTCGTCTGCGGGTTCATCCTCGTCGCGGTGCTGTGCTGGTTCCGCATTCTGGTCCGGAGGTTCGGGAGGCGCTAACGCGCTCGCAACGAGTCCCCCGATTCGGGTATCAGCTGCCCTGTCGATCCCACGGTCGACAGCGACGAGACCCTGTCTCAGTCGCGACCCCTGCCAGTACGGGTCGAGACGGTCGATGACGGCATCGAGCAGCTTGATGAACGGGCCGACGGTGTACGTCTCCCGCAGATCGATGACGATGACGTCGGGCTCCGGCTCCTTCGTCAGCCACCGATAGAGGAACGAGTTCCGTACCGTCGTCCCGAGTTTCTCAGCCCTGTTCGAGAGTACCGAAGCGACTCGTTCGAGCGTTGCGATCGTCCGTGACCCATCTACGAGCTGGCGAGCCTTCACGGACACCGAGCCACTGTCCTCCCCATCGACCACGTCCTCACCCATCGTTCACACGGACACCACGGTCGCGCGGATGATGACTGTTCCGAAATCTAACAAGACAGTCTCGCCCTGTCTGAGCGACGTCCCCTTGAACGTGATTCCGCTCGCCGACTCGCGAACTTGGATGTCGGCGGTGATGGTCACATCCTTGTTCACCGGGTGGTCCCGCAGGAAGACGTTGCCGTCGTCGCTCGTGAGCACGACCTGTGCCGGTTCGACCTCGACGTTCGAGACGTCCACGATCGTCTCACCTGCGACCTGTTCGGTCATGCCCGCCTCGACGCTGTTCGCCACGTCGGGTTCGACGTTCTCCAGTTCGAGCGTCACCTCGCGCGTGGTCTCGGTGCCGCGCTGTTCGAGCGCGTTCTCGCGGACGACACGGCCCTGGAACTCGTACTCGTCGGTCCGGAACGGGAGCTGTGCTCCTTCACGTACGCGCTGGCCGGCAAACTGTGGGGTTTCGCGTGGTTGATACGTCTGGTACGTGACGCCGATGTACGCGAGCCGACGGTCGGACGCCCCGGTTCCGTACGCATCGATGGTCTGGATGGTCGCGACGGTCTGGTCGTTGACCAGGTACTCGTCGCCTGCTTCGAGTTGTGCGAGTGTGTCGCTGTCGAGTTCGGTCCGAAGGAGCACGTCAGTTTCTGATACAGGGAGTTCGCTGACCCCTGTCCGGAGGAGCGTGCCCTGCAGGTCGAACTCGCCTGTCGTCAGCTGGACGGTCTGGCCGACTCGAAGTGGCGTCACGCCGAATCGGAGCGTATCCCCGTCCTGATGAGCGAGCAGGTTCGCGACGACGACGGCGCGACGCTGGTTCGGGTCGTCGGTTTCGTAGAGACGGAAACTCTCGATCGAGGCTATCGTCCGGTTGTTCCGGGTGATGGTGTCGTCGGTGTCGATCCGGTCCGCCTCGTCAGCCGTGACCGTTGTTTCGAGGAGTACGCGCGTGTTCTGGAGATCGAGTTCTGGATTCGATTCATCGACTGCAGTGATGCGCCCAGAGGTGCTGTATGTCGACGTCGTGATGGTGAGCTCACGACCGACGCGTGGGGGCCCCCCTCTGTAGTTGAGGGTTCCTTCGTCCGTGAGTTGCCCATCGATAGCGACCCGGGCCAGTACTCGCCTGTTGCTCCCATCGTCTGTCACGTACACGTCCGTGACGGTGAGTTCCTGCTGGTCGTTCGGCGTGACGTTGTCACCTTCTTCGACGAGGTTCGCCACGTACGCTGGCTGGGTGCCGAGGTCGAGGGTGGCGTAGCGGGTTTCAGTGGACGGTCCAGAAGGTGGGTCCCCACCCTGGATAAGTGCGAATCCAGCCACGACGACTGAGAGAACGAGCAAAACCACGAGCACATCGACTACGTTGACAGTTCCGAATAAGTTGCCATCGTCATCAATGAGACGCATAGATTTCACCTCTGTTATCCATGTCACCAAACGATGTTCGACAATGGGACAAAACCATTCCGGAATATCGTCTCCTACATTCCAGGGCAAACCGTATATGTATAACAGTATTTGAGTGTGATAACTCAGGAGGGGGCCAACCGACGCAGGCCCAACTAGTGACTTCAGAGCGATTTTTTATTTATTTCGTATCAGCGAACGCAGCTCCCTCAGTAGATTAGGAAGGAACCATCCTGAATCGACCCAGCAGGAGTCGCCCAGTCACAGATACAATAGTGCAGAATTTAGTCGTCTTCGGACCGATTTTCGCTCAGTCGCTCCCAGATCTCCGTACAGCCAGCACCGTCTTCGAGGTCATCAAGATGATCCCACTCTCGTTCGTCTTGCTCTGGGTTACTCATTTACTGAGTAACCCAAAGCAGACAACGTATTTATACATTTTGGAAGGTCGAGAACGGTCGCACAGACCCAAACAGCTGGGACCCCGAACACTGGAGTCCACAATCGTTCAACAGACGGGTTACTTAATCGAGCCGGCCTCTAATCGCCAGGTATGAGTACAGACAGCAATCCGGACGAACTCCTCGACAAACTCGAACTCACAGAGTACGAACGTACCGCACTCAGACATCTCATCGAGCTTGGTCGAAGCTCTGCACCGGATATCTCAGAAGCGACGGGGATTCCAAAGGCTCGAATCTACGGCGTGCTCGAAGCGCTCGCTGATGCAGGATATGTTAAAATCATACCCGGACGGCCAAAGGAGTACGAGTCGAAATCACCCGGTCAGATCCTCGACAGGGCCATCGAGAACCAGAGACAGGAATTCGATACGTATCGACAGTCAATCGAGTCGATTCGGCCGGAGTTTCTTCAGACGTTCGAAGAGCTTGCTGCCGACGCAGATGACGAGCGCTCACCGACTGAAGAGTTATTTCACGTCGTCAGCGTTGGCACGCCCAGTGAACGCGAGACACGCGCTCTCTACAACGACGCCGAGGAGCAGGTCTGTGTCATCACGAAGAGCTTCGAGTACTTCGAAAGCGTGCGACCGAGTATCGAGTCCGCGCTCGACCGCGACATCGCCGTCAGTATCCTCTTCTTATATCCAGAACATCTCGACAGTTCGAACCGAGACGTTCAAAAGGAGATATTCGACGAAATTACGGGCTCGTATCCAGCAATCGAGACGCGGTTCAGCAAGGAACGACTTCCCTGGCGTGGGACGATTGCCGACCCCAGTATGGAGTACGACTCGGGACGAGCGGTTCTCCTCGTCGAAGAAGAGGACATTCCGCTGTACAAACGGCAGGCAGCAGTCACCGAGAACGCATCGTTCGTCGCTGGAATGAAGCGGTACTTCGACCTCGTCTGGCAGTACGACACCGTGATCGAGTACCCGGACTGAACTCGTCCCCAGATGAGAAGTGGTGTTACTCCGACTTCTTCCGAATGAGACGGCGAATCGACTCCTCGACACCGTGCCTCGGCTCCCAACCCAGTTCCTCCCGCGTCCGCGAAATGTCGACCTCGAAGTCCGAAACCAGGGTCTCGTTCCCGCGGGGGTTCTCGACGAGCGAGACGGCCGTATCGATCCCAGCCTCGGAAGCTGCGATCTCCTGTACGAGTTCCGCGAGTGCCATTACGCTCGGGTCCTCGTTCGATGCGAGTTCGTACTTCTCGACGCCAGTCTCACCCGCATCGAGCGCATCGAGGAGTTGCTCGGTGCTCAGCACGTACGCACGAGCGATGTCGACGACGTGGACGTAGTTCCGTGCCTGGGTCCCTGGTTCATACACGGTGAGTGGTTCCTCGGAGAACGCACGGTTCACGAAGAAGTTCAGGACAGTGCCTTTGGAGACCGTCTGCCCATTAATTTCGTGTTCACCGTACAGGTTCGACTTGAGGTACATGTGTGCAGGGAACGAGTCCTCGGCGAACGTTTCGATTGACCGCTCACTGAGAAGCTTCGTATGGCCGTACCAGTTCATCGGGTCGCGGTCATCTTCGACCGCGATCGGGAACGAGTCCGGGTCACCAAGGACTGCCATGCTGAACGGGAAGACAAGCGCGGCACCAGTCTTTCGGCAGAACCAGGCGACGTTGTTCGTCCCAGTGACGTTCACGTCGTAAGCACGGTCCTTGTTGTTCTCACAGTCGTCGACACCGCTGATCGCCGCAAGGTGGAGGATGACATCCGCACCTTCGAGTGTCGACTCGAGTTCGTTCCGATTCCGGATGTCGACGTGCTGTACAGTGGTCTCACCGATCTGCCGCACATTGCCAAGGTAGAAGTTATCTAACGCGACCACGTCCCACTCGGGGTGATGTTCGTGGAGGAGGGCAACGACTCGGCTACCGATGAATCCGGCAGCGCCTGTAACGGCGATAGTGGGAGGATCATTTCGCTCGGTCATACGTTCGCACCGAGTTCGTTCTCCTTGAACTGTCTTGCGAGTTCCCGAACCCCGTCGCGGACGGTGTGGTTCGTCTCGAACCCGATTTCTTCGACTCGGTCGAAATTTACGTGATACGAGGGGCCCGGGTGCTGGTCTTCGAGGTACGTCACATCCAAGCCCTTGTCGAGTTCATCTCGAACGATTTTCGCGATCTCTGCTATCTGGAAGTTCTGGTCGTTCGCTCCGACGTTGTAGACGAACTCCGACCAGACGTTCGGCTCCAATGCTGCACTCTGATATGCACGAGCGGCGTCTTCGACGTGGATGAACGGTCGCCAGTTCGTTCCGTCGCCGTACACCGTGAGTGGCCGGCCAGTCAATGCGCGGAATACGAAGTGGTTCACGACGAGATTGAAACGCACGCCCGGTGAGTAGCCGTAGTTCGTGCTCATCCGGAGTGCAGTCCCCGCGTAGCCGTACTCGTCGATTGCATCCTCGAGCGCTGCTTCACCCGCGTACTTGGCTTCCGCGTACGGGTTCAATGGGTCGGGCTCGGTCATCTCATCGATGTCCGTACTCGCAGCGCGACCGTAGCAGTTACACGACGACGCGAACACGACGTTCGAGATGTCGAACTTCCCTGCTGCAGTCAGGACGTTCTGCGTCCCGTCCAGATTGACCGCGAACGTCTCATCCCGACGGTCGTGCGTGCTCGCTGCCCCCGTAATCGCTGCAAGATGGACGACGGTATCGATGTCGTGCATCACGTTTTCGACATCGCCGTACTCACGGATATCGCCACGACGGAATCGGAGATCGTCGCTCGCTCCCAGACCGGTGCCGAACAGAGCACGGGGGGAACCGGAGTCGAAACTATCCAGAACCGTCACTGAATCCACGCGCTCGTCGGCCAGCAATCGCGGGACGAGTACGCTCCCGATGTAGCCACAGCCGCCGGTCACGAGAACCCGCATTCGTGGCTATTCCTCGAGAACGCCCGGCAGGAACCGGTCCTCGTGGGCTTCGATGGTGTCCTCGTATTCGACGAGCGTACCGAGGATATCACGCACTCCGGACTGGAACGTCTGAGCCTGTCCACCGATTACGTTCATGTAACGCTCGTTCTCGATCTCCATCTCGTGTTCCTCGTCCTCGTCGCGGGGGTTCTCGAAGTGTTCGACTGCCACATCGAGGTCGAACTCCTGGCCGACGCCAGCGATTGTCTCGGCAATCTCGACGATACTGATTGCGCGCGTAACCTGGTTATAGACGACGAGCCCATCGTCGTCGCGTTCCTCGGGGGCGGTGAGCGCGAGTTCGGCCAGGCCTTCGACGGCGTCCTCAAGACTGATGAACGGCTTTCGCTGCTCGCCCTTCCCGTACACCGTGACAGGATAGCCGGCGACGGCCTGCGCGCAGAACCGGTGCCCAACGGTCCCGAAGTAGTAGTCGAAGTCGAAACGGGTCTTCAGACGCTCGTCGTCACGCGTCTCCTCAGTCTCGGTCCCGTACGTGATTGCAGTGCGAACGTCGCTGATCGGGATATCGAACTGCGAGTGGGCGAGGCGCATGTTCGCCGCATCGTGACTCTTCGTGAGGTGGTACCAGGAACCTGCCATCGCGGGGAACGGAACGTCATCGCTCTCGCCCTGGTTTTCCATGACTGCACCGCCTTCGGGAATCGGGAACTCCGGCGCGCCGTACACACCGGTGGTGGTGGTCTCGATGAAGTGCGTGTCGGTGAGGTCATGCTCCTCGAGTCCCCACAGCAGGTTCCGCGTCGCCTGCATGTTGTTGTGCTGGGTGTAGTTCGCCCGTTCACCGTTGATCTGCGAGTACGGTGCCGAGGGCTGCGCTGCCGCGTGGACGATCGTCTCCGGTTCGTGGACTGCGAGGAGCTCGTCAACGAAGGACTTCTCCGTCAGGTCACCTTCGACGAAGGAGAGGTTTCGAAGACCGTGTGTCTCTTCAGCGGCTTGGAGTCGCGTCTCAATGCCCGCAACCGGCGTTGCGCTTACGCTCCCGATTTCGTCGACCCAACGGCGACGTGCGAAGTTATCGACCAGAATCACGCGGTCGTCAGTTCGGTTTGCGATACGGAGCGCAGTCGGCCAGCCGAGGTAGCCGTCGGCACCAGTAACGAGAATCGACATGGTTACTCAGAGTCTGAGTAACCAGCGATAAATATTTGTTGATTGTCACAGGTGCAATCCGACCGATGGATCTCCGGGAAGATATCTACCGTATCGCCCCCCGGATTACATCGGAGAGAAATCCGAGATGCAGGCCCGTTCCGATTCTTCCAGACTGTAGTGCCTCCAGAGAACCTCTCGCTGCTACCACTATCTTTGTAGCTGAACACGAGCTGCGGAGATGAACAGGGTGTTTTCGACCGGTTGTCAAACCCTGCGCCGAGCGAGTTTCCGATTCAGTCTACCGAGCTATACGCGTAGACTCGCTCCCCACGGAGGTATCGAAGTACTCCAACCGCAACCCCGAGGTTCGCCCAGCAGTAACTGAACGCGAACGAGACGCCCGGTAGTTCCGTGTTCTTCTTATCTGCAACGTAACCGACAGCCGCTAAGGTGTAGAAGCCAAGCTGTGCAACCAGAAACCCGAACGCAGCCGTCGATGTCATCGCCAGTGCGACCGTCGAGACCAGAACGAGAAGGAGGAAGAACGGTACGAGGTATCGAAGCAGCCAGTACGAAAACGTCGTCATCGCCAGCAGCGGTCTGCGGGGGTCAAAAGCCGCTCGGAACCGCCACAGTGCAGTCAGTGCCCGGATCGTCAATCGCTGCCGGGTCGAGAACTCCCCCGACGGCGACACCGGGAACCACTCACGCGCAACCGCGCCGGGGGCAAACTCCGACCGCCATCCTCCCAGCAGCGCGGTGAAGGCGGCACTCTGGTCGATGTCGACATCCTCCGGCACGGGTTCGAATGCCCCTCGTCGCATGCTCATATTTGCGCCGGACATCTTCACGAGATGGCCCAGATCCCCCTGCCACCGACGGAGGAACTGTTCCCACTGCCAGTAGATCCCCATCCCCTGCCCAATCGCTCCGTCGTCGA containing:
- a CDS encoding NAD(P)-binding domain-containing protein, whose amino-acid sequence is MRIGIIGGAGHVGLPMGLVLADAGFSVTLIDTDEERLRTVENGEMPFSEPGGESLLESALNAGRLDTTTDAAVTADCDVVFIVIGTPIDEHHNPQMDVLLGVVDEVVDHIEEDTLLVFRSTIYPGTTNIVCDRLEDAGHEVGEDVYVT
- a CDS encoding VanZ family protein, with translation MARLRFPLLPKPLRWLGVVGVLLVIVYFSIVTVPPKPAGTTPFWDKHLHFVAYAGLALALAYATARRRDQPYRRAALVIGGAVGFGVLIELAQGTLSYRTFGWGDLLANTLGALLVSLWFVVERRIRYVRARRLVESGIGNG
- a CDS encoding DUF4870 domain-containing protein, with product MDEGTTTKSTTTTESGLEPNVAGAVAYLFGFITGVAMLLIDGDNEFVRFHAIQSIAFNVVVVAVYVVLSFVTLFLSFLPVVGDLFSFLFGLFYPVVGLVTFLVWAFLLYKAYEGERFELPVIGSIAASQ
- a CDS encoding DUF4330 domain-containing protein, whose product is MRLIDDDGNLFGTVNVVDVLVVLLVLSVVVAGFALIQGGDPPSGPSTETRYATLDLGTQPAYVANLVEEGDNVTPNDQQELTVTDVYVTDDGSNRRVLARVAIDGQLTDEGTLNYRGGPPRVGRELTITTSTYSTSGRITAVDESNPELDLQNTRVLLETTVTADEADRIDTDDTITRNNRTIASIESFRLYETDDPNQRRAVVVANLLAHQDGDTLRFGVTPLRVGQTVQLTTGEFDLQGTLLRTGVSELPVSETDVLLRTELDSDTLAQLEAGDEYLVNDQTVATIQTIDAYGTGASDRRLAYIGVTYQTYQPRETPQFAGQRVREGAQLPFRTDEYEFQGRVVRENALEQRGTETTREVTLELENVEPDVANSVEAGMTEQVAGETIVDVSNVEVEPAQVVLTSDDGNVFLRDHPVNKDVTITADIQVRESASGITFKGTSLRQGETVLLDFGTVIIRATVVSV
- a CDS encoding TrmB family transcriptional regulator, which produces MSTDSNPDELLDKLELTEYERTALRHLIELGRSSAPDISEATGIPKARIYGVLEALADAGYVKIIPGRPKEYESKSPGQILDRAIENQRQEFDTYRQSIESIRPEFLQTFEELAADADDERSPTEELFHVVSVGTPSERETRALYNDAEEQVCVITKSFEYFESVRPSIESALDRDIAVSILFLYPEHLDSSNRDVQKEIFDEITGSYPAIETRFSKERLPWRGTIADPSMEYDSGRAVLLVEEEDIPLYKRQAAVTENASFVAGMKRYFDLVWQYDTVIEYPD
- a CDS encoding NAD-dependent epimerase/dehydratase family protein; this encodes MTERNDPPTIAVTGAAGFIGSRVVALLHEHHPEWDVVALDNFYLGNVRQIGETTVQHVDIRNRNELESTLEGADVILHLAAISGVDDCENNKDRAYDVNVTGTNNVAWFCRKTGAALVFPFSMAVLGDPDSFPIAVEDDRDPMNWYGHTKLLSERSIETFAEDSFPAHMYLKSNLYGEHEINGQTVSKGTVLNFFVNRAFSEEPLTVYEPGTQARNYVHVVDIARAYVLSTEQLLDALDAGETGVEKYELASNEDPSVMALAELVQEIAASEAGIDTAVSLVENPRGNETLVSDFEVDISRTREELGWEPRHGVEESIRRLIRKKSE
- a CDS encoding NAD-dependent epimerase/dehydratase family protein gives rise to the protein MRVLVTGGCGYIGSVLVPRLLADERVDSVTVLDSFDSGSPRALFGTGLGASDDLRFRRGDIREYGDVENVMHDIDTVVHLAAITGAASTHDRRDETFAVNLDGTQNVLTAAGKFDISNVVFASSCNCYGRAASTDIDEMTEPDPLNPYAEAKYAGEAALEDAIDEYGYAGTALRMSTNYGYSPGVRFNLVVNHFVFRALTGRPLTVYGDGTNWRPFIHVEDAARAYQSAALEPNVWSEFVYNVGANDQNFQIAEIAKIVRDELDKGLDVTYLEDQHPGPSYHVNFDRVEEIGFETNHTVRDGVRELARQFKENELGANV
- a CDS encoding NAD-dependent epimerase/dehydratase family protein, with the protein product MSILVTGADGYLGWPTALRIANRTDDRVILVDNFARRRWVDEIGSVSATPVAGIETRLQAAEETHGLRNLSFVEGDLTEKSFVDELLAVHEPETIVHAAAQPSAPYSQINGERANYTQHNNMQATRNLLWGLEEHDLTDTHFIETTTTGVYGAPEFPIPEGGAVMENQGESDDVPFPAMAGSWYHLTKSHDAANMRLAHSQFDIPISDVRTAITYGTETEETRDDERLKTRFDFDYYFGTVGHRFCAQAVAGYPVTVYGKGEQRKPFISLEDAVEGLAELALTAPEERDDDGLVVYNQVTRAISIVEIAETIAGVGQEFDLDVAVEHFENPRDEDEEHEMEIENERYMNVIGGQAQTFQSGVRDILGTLVEYEDTIEAHEDRFLPGVLEE
- a CDS encoding glycosyltransferase gives rise to the protein MLWLIVFFVAAGFLTWHYILYPGVLATISRVGGWDGPSSFDDGSLPDISVIVIAHNEGDVIEERIRNIESVDYPSEKVEIIVASDASTDGTVELARAAGAIAFNNTPHNKSKTRNMAVERASGEIILFTDADTRYESDCVRRIVDRYADPEVGAVCGTLRSESFDDGAIGQGMGIYWQWEQFLRRWQGDLGHLVKMSGANMSMRRGAFEPVPEDVDIDQSAAFTALLGGWRSEFAPGAVAREWFPVSPSGEFSTRQRLTIRALTALWRFRAAFDPRRPLLAMTTFSYWLLRYLVPFFLLLVLVSTVALAMTSTAAFGFLVAQLGFYTLAAVGYVADKKNTELPGVSFAFSYCWANLGVAVGVLRYLRGERVYAYSSVD